The Mycolicibacterium fluoranthenivorans genomic interval CGTGAACACGGCTGGGGGCTGGTCGCATTCGACGTCCCGGTGCTGTCGCGCACCCGGTTGATCCCCGACGCGCGGCAGGTGTTCTGCGTCGACGTGCCCGCCGTGACGGCGCTACGGGTGCAGGCCTACCCCGACGGTGGAATCGCCCGGGTGCGGGCGTTCGGCGTACCCACCGCCGACGGACTGCGCACGCTGCGGGACCGATGGGAGGAAAGTTCGTGACGGTCCTGATGACCGATTGCGTCGGGCTGTGGCGGCGCACCCTGCTGATCGAGCCGGATGGCACCCGCAACACCGAACCCGGTGTGCTGTGGCTGCAGGGGCCGACGGCTTATGTCGACTCGCGCGGCTTCGCGGGCACCCTGCACCAGAACGGCGACATCTTCGCATGGCACCGCGCCATCGACGTGCAGCCCCCGGGGCCGTTCCCGGATGCGGGCGTGATGACGTGGGACGGCGACACCCTGATCGAAACCGGTGTGCACGAGGACTACGTCGAGCACTGGGTCCGTGATCCGGGCGCGGCCACCCCGGCCGGAGCGCTGCACCTGTCCGGGCCGGACGGTGCGCAGGCGCTGCTGGTTCGTGCCGGAGCCCTGTTCGGCTGGGCCGACCGCACCCAGGTGGTCATCGGTGCCGACCACCGGGCACTCGGAATCGTCATATCCGGCAAGGATATCCAGGCCAACGGCGTGCGCTGGACAGTGGAGAAATCGGAAGGGAACGTGGATTCATGAGTGGCGTCACGTCATTCACATCGGTGCCCGTCATCGATATCAGCGGGTTGTACTCACCGGAGCGTACCGAGCAGGAGCGGGTGGCCGCCGAGATCGGCCGGGCGGCAGCGGAGGTCGGCTTCTTCTACATCAGCGGCACCGGCGTCGACGAGTCGCTGTTCGAGCAGATGCTGGCTGCGGTCAAGGAGTTCTTCGCGCTGCCGGTGGAAGAGAAGATGCGCAACTACATCGGGCTGTCCCGGTGCCACCGCGGCTATGTGCCCGTCGGTGAGGAAGGACTCGAGGGGACCACCCCGGATCTGAAGGAGGCGTTCGACACCGCGCTGGACCTGCCCGCCGACGATCCGGATTACCTGGCCGGCAATCCGATGCTGGGCCCCAACGCCTGGCCGGCACTGCCGGGTTTCGCCGAGGCGGTCACCGCGTACTACCAGGCGCTGCTGGGAGTGGGGCAGCGGCTGCTGTGGGCATTCGCGGTCGCGCTCGGTGAGGATCCCGAGGTGTTCTCCCGGCACGCCACCAAGACCCCGAGCCAGTTACGCCTCATCCATTACCCGCACAATCCGGATGCGAAGGACAGCATCGGGATCGGCGCCCATACCGACTACGAGTGCTTCACCCTGCTCAAGCCGACCGCCCCCGGACTGGAGGTGCTCAACGGGGCGGGCGAGTGGATCGACGTCCCGCCGGTGCCCGGGGCCTTCGTCGTCAACATCGGTGACCTGCTGGAGCTGTGGACCAACGGCGCGTTCGTGGCCACCAGCCACCGCGTCCGCAAGGTCGCCGAAGAGCGCTACTCGTTCCCGCTGTTCTTCAACGTCGACTACCACACCGAGGTCAAACCGCTGCCGCAGTTCGCTTCCGCGGATGCCAAGCCCCGCCCGACATTGCGGGCCGGGGAGCACCTGTTCGCGCAGACCGCGCAGACCTTCGCCTATCTGCGGCGCCGGATCGAGACCGGGCAGCTGGTGCTCCCGGAGGGCTCGCTGGGCCTGGGGCAGTTCGGCCAGCAGGCGCTGCAGGGCGTCGAATGACCCGGCGCGCGGTCTAGTTGATCGGCGCGTTCAGCCAGCGCAGGTCATCGAGGATGCCGCGGGCGGCCACCACACCGCGCCCGGTCTGCCACACCTCGTTGTTGACGATGAACACCCGGTTGTCCCGGTTGGCCGAGAGCTTGCGCCACGCCGGGCTGTCCAGCACGCCGGCCGCGCGCTCCTTGGCGGCGGGGGAGTCGAAGGACAGGTAGACGATATCGCCGTCGGCGGCGGACAGGTCGGCATCCGGTGCCAGCTCGATGTACGGCTTGTCGGTGAAGCGTTGGGCGGCAGGGCGATCCACGCCGACCGCGTGCAGCACGCTCGCCGGGAAGTTGTCGGCCCCGTAGACCCGCACGGTGTTCTCGGTGAACTGCACCACCGATGCCTGGAAATGCGTGGCGTCGTTCTGCTGCCCGGTCTTGCGGGCGTCCTGGGTGAACTCGTCGAGCACCCGGGCGGCGGCTTCGGGTCGCCCGACCGCCGCGGCGACGGTGCGCAGGGTGTCCTGCCAGCCCGCCCCCGACGCCCCGGTGAAGACGGTGGGCGCGATCTGGTTCAGCGCGCCGAAGTCGGTCGGTGTCAGCGCCGACGAGCCGAGGATCAGGTCCGGGGTGGCACGCCCGACGGCAGCCAGATCGGGTGATGCCGGATCACCCAGGCCGGGTGAACCGTGGATCACCGCGCCCAAGTAGGAGGGTTGCGGCTGCGTCGTCCCGACGATCCGGCCCTGCAGGCCCAGCGCGCACAACGCGTCGAGCTGATCGCCGGACAGCGCCACGATGCGCTGTGGGTCGCCCTGTACCTCCGTCGTGGTGGGCACACCGGCGGCCGGGGCGTTACCGACCTGTCGCGGAGCGGGATCGGCCGGTGCCGGCTCGGCGGCGCACGAGTCATCGGGGCGGCGCTGGTTGCCCAACACCCCGGCGCTGGCGATGCGGGTGGTGCTGGTGACCGGCGCGCCGGAGGCGGGGCTCGGCGCGGCCTGCTCCTGACTGCCACAGCCGGTCAACAAGGTCAGTGCCACTGCCGAAACGATGGACGTGACCCCGACGACCCGGCCGGTGAGCCGGGCGATGCGCGCGGTGGGAAACAGCACGTCGCCGACGGTAACATCCAGCCGTCGAAGCGAAACTACGACAGTTTGTAGGACCCATGCCGCCGCGGGCGGTCACGGGGGATAAGATCACGAACAGACCAGTGCCGGGATGACCCGTCGACTTTTTATGGAGGATCTGTTGGTAGCCGAAGCGCCCCCAATCGGAGAACTCGAGGCACGGCGTCCGTTCCCGCAGCGGATGGGCCCCAAGGGCAACCTGATCTACAAGCTGATCACGACGACCGATCACAAGCTGATCGGCATCATGTACTGCGTCGTCTGCTTCAGTTTCTTCCTGGTCGGTGGCCTGATGGCGCTGCTGATGCGCACCGAGCTCGCGCTGCCGGGGCTGCAGTTCCTCTCCAACGAGCAGTTCAACCAGCTGTTCACCATGCACGGCACGGTGATGCTGCTGTTCTACGCGACCCCGATCTTCGCCGGGTTCGCGAATCTTGTGCTGCCGCTGCAGATCGGTGCGCCGGACGTGGCCTTCCCCAGGCTCAACGCCTTCGCCTTCTGGCTGTTCCTGTTCGGTGCGCTGATCGCGATGGGCGGCTTCATCACCCCCGGGGGCGCCGCCGACTTCGGCTGGACCGCCTACTCGCCGCTGACCGACGCCATTCACTCGCCGGGTGCCGGTGGTGACCTGTGGATCATGGGCCTGGCCGTCGGTGGTCTGGGCACCATCCTGGGTGCCGTCAACTTCATCACCACGGTCGTCTGCATGCGCGCCCCGGGTATGACGATGTTCCGGATGCCGATCTTCACCTGGAACGTGCTGGTGACCTCGATCCTCATCCTGATCGCCTTCCCGATCCTGACCGCGGCGCTGTTCGGTCTGGCCGCCGACCGTCATCTGGGTGCGCACGTGTACGACCCGGCCAACGGCGGTGTGCTGCTGTGGCAGCACCTGTTCTGGTTCTTCGGCCACCCCGAGGTGTACATCATCGCGCTGCCGTTCTTCGGCATCGTCAGTGAGATCTTCCCGGTGTTCAGCCGCAAACCGATCTTCGGCTACACCACGCTGATCTACGCGACGCTGGGTATCGCGGCCCTGTCGGTGGCGGTGTGGGCGCACCACATGTACGCCACCGGTGCGGTGCTCCTGCCCTTCTTCTCGTTCATGACGTTCCTGATCGCGGTGCCCACCGGGATCAAGTTCTTCAACTGGATCGGCACCATGTGGAAGGGGCAGTTGACCTTCGAGACACCGATGCTGTTCTCGGTCGGCTTCCTGATCACCTTCCTGCTCGGTGGCCTGTCCGGTGTGCTGCTGGCCAGCCCGCCGCTGGACTTCCACGTCACCGACAGCTACTTCGTCATCGCGCACTTCCACTACGTGCTCTTCGGCACCATCGTGTTCGCCACCTATGCGGGCATCTACTTCTGGTTCCCGAAGATGACGGGCCGGTTGCTCGACGAGAAGCTGGGCAAGCTGCACTTCTGGCTGACCTTCATCGGCTTCCACACCACCTTCCTGGTCCAGCACTGGCTGGGTGACGAGGGCATGCCGCGCCGCTACGCCGACTACCTGCCCACCGACGGGTTCACCACGCTGAACGTCATCTCGACCATCGGCGCCTTCATCCTGGGCATCTCCACGCTGCCGTTCGTCTGGAACGTGTTCAAGAGCTGGCGCTTCGGCGAGCCCGTCGTGGTCGACGATCCGTGGGGCTACGGCAACTCGCTGGAGTGGGCCACGTCCTGCCCGCCGCCGCGGCATAACTTCACCGAGCTGCCCCGGATCCGTTCGGAGCGGCCGGCATTCGAGCTGCACTACCCGCACATGGTGGAGCGGATGCGCGCCGAGGCGCACATCGGCCGGGCACACGGTCCTGCCGACGGCGACGTCACCCGGCTCGACGACGAGAACGTCCGCACCTGAATCGGTGAGTAATTCGAAGGTGTCGGTCCTGATCACCGTCACCGGACTCGACCAGCCCGGCGTCACATCGGCGCTCTTCGAGGTGCTCTCACGGCATCACGTCGAGTTGCTCAACGTCGAGCAGGTGGTGGTCCGGAGTCGGCTCACGCTGGCGGTGTTCGTCTCGGCCTCCGCCGAGGTGGCCGACGGCACGGTGTTCGCCGACGACATCCGAGCCGCCATCCACCGGGTGGGGCTGGATGTCACCATCGAGCGCAGTGCCGATCTGCCGGTGATGCGCGAGCCGTCCACCCACACCATCGTGGTGCTGGGCCGGCCGATCACCGCCGAGGCATTCGGTGTGGTGGCCCGCAAGGCCGCCGGGCTCGGTGTGAACATCGACACCATCCGGGGCGTGTCCGACTACCCGGTGACCGGTTTGGAACTGCGGGTGTCGGTGCCGGCCGGCGCGGCGTACGGCCAGTTGCAGGCGGCGATGGCGCAGGTCGCCGTCGAACTGGGCATCGATATCGCGCTGGAGGACTACAGCCTGTCCCGGCGGGCCAAACGGCTCATCGTGTTCGATGTCGACTCGACCCTGATCCAGGGCGAGGTGATCGAGATGTTGGCTGCGCGTGCCGGCGCCGAGGCCAAGGTGGCGGCGATCACCGAGGCCGCCATGCGCGGCGAACTGGATTTCGAGGAGTCGTTGCGGGAACGCGTCTCGACCCTGGCCGGGCTGCCCGCCGAGGTCGTCGACGAGGTGGCCGACGAGCTCGAGCTGACCCCCGGAGCCCGCACCACCATCCGCACCTTGCGTCGGCTGGGCTTTCACTGCGGTGTGGTGTCCGGTGGATTTCGCCAGGTCATCGAACCGCTGGCGCACGAACTGATGCTCGACTACGTCGCCGCCAACGACCTGGAGATCGTCGACGGCAAGCTGACCGGACGGGTCGTCGGACAGATCATCGACCGGCCGGGCAAGGCCAAGGCACTGCGCGACTTCGCCCAGCAGGCCGGCGTCCCGATGGAGCAGACGGTCGCGGTCGGTGACGGCGCGAATGACATCGACATGCTCGCGGCCGCCGGACTGGGAGTGGCGTTCAACGCCAAACCCGCCCTGCGTGAGGTCGCCGACGCCTCGCTGAGCCACCCCTACCTGGATACGGTGCTGTTCATCCTCGGGGTGACCCGCGGGGAGATCGAAGCCGCCGACGCCGTCGACGGCACCGTGCGCCGGGTCGATATCCCGGACTAGCAGCGCTATGGCGACGCGGCCGGGGTCGGGCCTTTACAGTGGAGGCATGTTGTTGGTGAAACGGACGATACTTCTCGGTGCATGCGCGGCCGCGATCTCCGGTGGGGCGGTTGTGCTGGCCGCGCCGGCGTCGGCGGACTGCCCGTGGGGTACCCGGCCGAGCCACTTCGAGGGTGTGTGTGTCGCCGGAGCCGGCAAGGGCAGCAGCACCAGCGGTAACGCCGTCGTTCCGCCGCCGGATGCCTCGCCGCCGCTGGTGCAGACCCTGCCGGGCGGTCAGTTGTCGTCGGTCGCCGGTATCCCGTGCACCCCGGAGAACATGGGCCGGTGCATCGCCCTGCAGCAGAGCCAGGGCTAGCTACACCACCACCGCGTGCGATTCGGGCTCGACCGCACCGGTGATCGAACCCCAGGCCCGTGCCATGAGGTCGACGGCCTCCTCCAGCGCAGCCTCGGGCAGCGCATAGGGGACCCGCACGAACCGCTCCAACGTGCCGTCCACCCCGAACCGCGGCCCGGCAGGCAGATCCAGCCCCAACCGTGATGCCGAAGCCGACAATGCCGTGCTCATCGGTGCGGGCAGCTTGACCCACAGCGAGATCCCGTTCGGCCCGGGCCCGGGCTGCCAGTCGGGCAACCGGCGCGCCAGCAGATCCAGCAGGTAGGCCCTGCGCGTGCGCAGCAGTCCTCGTCGTTCCGCGAGCACCTCATCGCGCTGTTCGAGAAGCCTTGCCGCCGTGAGTTGTTCGAGTATCGGGGTGCCGAGGTCCACCGATGGCCGGATGGCCGCGATGGTGGCCAGGGTGTGGCGTTCGGCCCGGATCCAGCCGACCCGCAACCCGCCCCAGAATGATTTGGACATGGACCCGACGGTGAGCACCAGATCACGGCGCGCCACCGTGGCGGCCAGCGGTGCCGGGGGCGCCTCGTCCATCCACATATCCATGATCGACTCGTCGATGACGGTACGCGTGCGGGTGTCGGAGATGATGTGCCCCAGTCGGATTCGCTCATCTGCCGGCATGGTGAACCCGGTCGGATTGTGGTTGTCCGGGATCAGGTAGGCCAAGCTGGGGGCGAGTTGCCGGATGGCCGCGTGCATCGCGTCCAGTTCCCAGCCGTCGTCGGCGAGAGAGACGGGCACGGCGCGCGCCCTGGCGGTCGAAATGGCCGACAGCGCACCGTGATACGTCGGTTGTTCGACGAGCACGCGGTCGCCGGGCTCGGTGAAGGCGGCCAGGATCAGCCCGATGGCGTGCTGAGCGCCGCTGGTGATCATGATCTGGCCGGGGTCGGTCGGTAGTCCGCGTTCGCAGTACCGCTGGGCGACGGCGGTGCGCAGGGCGCAGACCCCGGTGGGGTCGAGGCCGGTCTCGCCGAGATACGGGGTGATATCGCGGGTGGCCGCGGCGAACGCTTCCAGCACCGCCCCGCTCGGGGCCGACATCGCCGCAGCGGCCAGGCTGACGTTGACGCCCGCGGTAGGTTCGGTCGGGCGCGCCTGGCGCGCCTCGTTCATCGGGCGCGGTGGCAGCGCGGCAATGCTGCGCGCACCGCGACGGGCCAGCAGGTAGCCGTCCTCGCGGAGTTGGGTGAATGCCGCGGTGACCGTGGTGCGCGATACCCGCAGGGCGTCGGCGAGGGCACGCTCACTGGGCAGCCGCGACCCGACGGGCACCCGGCCGTCAACGATCAGCAGCCGGATGGCGTCGGCCAATCCCGAGTACGCGGGTCCGCTGGCACTGGACGTCCGCCAGTTACCCAACTCGCGGGCCAAAAGGTCCTCATCGAGTGATCTGGCCGCCATTTCTATCGACATTGATGCCAGTATCGCCGAACTGGCTATTGAATGGCAAGCCAATCTGGCTCGAAACTGGGCGCATGAGGAAGAACTGGCTATCTCGACTGGCCTCGAAGTATCCCCGCTCCGGGCCCGACAACCGCGTCACACCCAAGGACACCGACGCCCGCCGGGTGCACAGCGAGCTGGACGCCATCCGCGCCCGTTTCCCGGACCACTCATGAGGGGCCTGACTCGCGGGTCGCTGCTGCTGACCGGACTCATCGGCTACGGCCTGTCGATGGCGATGATGGTGCGCGCCGGTCTCGGCCTCGACCCGTGGGACGTCTTCCATCAAGGGCTGACCCGGCACACCCCGATGACGATCGGCATCGCCTCTGCGGTGGTCGGTGTCGTCGTGCTCCTGGCCTGGATCCCGCTGCGCAACAAGCCGGGTGTCGGGACCATCGCCAACGTCATCGTCATCGCCGTGACGGTCGACGCCGGCCTGGCCGTGCTCACCACGCCGGGCTCGCTGCCCGCCCGCATCGCGTTGATGCTCGGCGCCGTCGTGCTCAACGCCGTGGCCACCGTCCTCTATATCGGCGCCGGATTGGGTCCCGGTCCCCGGGACGGCCTGATGACCGGGCTGGTGGCTCGCACCGGTTTGTCGGTGCGGCTGGTCCGCACCTCGATCGAGGCAGGCGTGCTGGCGGTCGGCTGGTTGCTCGGCGGCACCGTGGGCGTGGGCACGGTGGTGTACGCCTTCGGGATAGGCCCGCTGGTGCAGCTGATCCTGCGGATCATGCCGCGCCGGCTGCTGTTCCATGACTTCGGCGCTGCGGGGCGCTCCCGAGCCGGGCGGGGGCTCGACACTACGATGAGCGAGTGCCCGACAGTGAACGTGAAGCCGATCCAGACCTGCTGATCGATTTCGCCAGGGTCACGCTTCGCCGCGGCGGAAAGACCCTGGTCGGGCCGCTGGACTGGGCCGTCGAACTCGACGAGCGCTGGGTGGTGATCGGGCCCAACGGCGCAGGCAAGACCTCGCTGCTACGCATCGCCGCGGCCGTCGAACACCCCTCGTCGGGAACCGCGTTCGTGCTGGGTGAGCGGCTCGGCCGCACCGACATGGCCGAACTGCGCAGCCGGGTCGGGCTGTCCAGTTCCGCTCTGAGTCAGCGGATCCCCGACGACGAGGTGGTCCGCGACCTCGTCATCTCCGCCGGGTACGCGGTGCTGGGCCGCTGGCGGGAGACCTACGAGGACGTCGACTACGAACAGGCCGTCGACATGCTGGAAAGCGTCGGCGCCGAGCACCTGGCCGAACGTACCTACGGCACGCTGTCCGAGGGTGAGCGCAAGCGCGTGCTGATCGCACGGTCGCTGATGACCGATCCGGAACTCCTGCTGCTCGACGAACCCGCGGCAGGTCTGGACCTCGGCGGCCGCGAGGAACTGGTGTCCCGGCTGGCCGACCTGGCCGCCGACCCGGACGCCCCGGCCATCGTGCTGGTCACCCATCACGTCGAGGAGATCCCGCCCGGCTTCAGCCACTGCCTGCTGCTGTCCGAGGGTGCGGTCGTCGCATCCGGCCTGCTGACCGATGTGCTGACGTCGGAGAACCTGTCCACCGCCTTCGGGCAGTCGATCGCCCTGGAGGTCATCGACGGACGCTACTTCGCGCGGCGCGTGCGCAGCCGCGCGGCACACAGGAGGCGTGCATGACCGAAGAACCCCTACCGGCCCGGCCGGCCGCAACGGTGATGCTGGTCCGGGACACCCCGGGCGGTATCAACGTGTTCCTGATGCGCCGGCATATGAACATGCAGTTCGTCGCCGGGACCACGGTGTTCCCCGGTGGCGGTGTCGACGACCGCGACCGCAACGCCGACATTGCCTGGCACGGGCCGGATCCCGCGTGGTGGGCGGAGCGCCTCGGGGTGGACACCGACCTGGCGCTGGCACTGGTCTGCTCGGCGGCCCGTGAGACGTTCGAGGAGTCCGGGGTGCTGTTCGCCGGGCCGGCAGACGATCCGGACGGCATCGTGGCCGACGCCTCGGTGTACCGCGAGGCGCGCAAGGACCTCGACGCCAAGACGCTGTCCTTCGGTGACTTCCTGCGGTCGGAGAAGCTGGTACTGCGCACCGATCTGCTGCGGCCGTGGGCCAACTGGGTGACCCCGAAAGAGGAACGCACCCGGCGGTACGACACCTACTTCTTCGTCGGCGCCCTGCCGGAGGGCCAGCGCGCCGACGGCGACAACACCGAGACCGACCGCGCGTACTGGGCCACCCCGGAATCTGCGCTCGACGACTTCGCCGAGGGCCGCACCTTCCTGTTGCCGCCGACCTGGACGCAGCTGGACTCGCTGGCCGGCCGCGAGGTGTCCGACGTGCTCGCGGTGCAACGCCAGATCGTGCCGGTGTCCCCACACCTGGTGGTCACCGACGGCAACTGGGAGATCGAGTTCTTCGACAGCGGGCGCTACAACGAGGCCCGCAACCGCCGCGCACCGGACGGGTACGCCAATTCCGACGTGTCGCCGTCGTGAGGGAGTTCGTCACCACCGCGGTGAACGACGGGATCGGCACCCTGGTGCTGTCTCGCCCCCCGGGCAACGCGCTGACCAGGCAGATGTACCGGGAGATCGGCGAGGCGGCCGCGGAGCTCGGTGGCCACCCGGGCGTCGCCGCGGTGATCCTGTTCGGCGGGCACGAGGTGTTCTGCACCGGCGACGACGTCCCCGAACTGCGCAGGCTGCATCCCAGCGACGCCGAGAGCGTCACCGCCGCCTGCCGCGCCGCGATCGCCGCGGTGGCCGGCATCCCGAAGCCGACGATCGCCGCCGTGACGGGGTACGCGCTCGGCGCAGGGCTGGCCCTGGCGCTGGCCGCCGATCGGCGGGTGTCGGGCGACAACGTGAAATTCGGTGCCACCGAGGTGCTGGCCGGACTGCTCCCCGCTGCCGGGACGGCCGGCCTGGTCCGCGCGATCGGGGTCAGCCACACCAAGGACCTGGTGTTCAGCGGCCGGTTCGTCGGCGCCGAGGAGGCGCTGGACCTCGGGCTGATCGACGAGATGGTGGCCCCGGACGGCGTCTACGACGCGGCGCTGGCCCGGGCGCGCCGATTTCTGGAGGCACCCGCACATGTGCTCGCGGGCGCCAAGGCGATGGTCGACGGCGCTGGTGCGGCGATCGATGGCGCTGATCACGGGGTGCGGCACTACGTCGAAGTCTTCGGAACGGTGGCCGGCAGTTAGGCTGCCCATATGACGAGCACGGACCACACGCCAGACGTTGCTGCTGACGCCGACCTCATGCCCGATGTCGCCGCCGGAGCGGCTCCGGCCCCTAACCCGCACGCCACGGCCGAACAGGTCGAGGCTGCGCTGAAGGACACCAAGCTGGCGCAGGTGCTGTACCACGACTGGGAAGCCGAGACCTACGACGACAAGTGGTCCATCTCGTATGACCAGCGTTGCATCGACTACGCCCGGGGCCGGTTCGACGCCATCGTCCCCGACGAGGTTCAGCGTGAGCTGCCCTACGACCGAGCCCTCGAGCTGGGCTGCGGGACGGGCTTCTTCCTGCTCAACCTGATCCAGGCCGGGGTGGCCCGGCGCGGATCGGTGACCGACCTGTCCCCGGGCATGGTCAAGGTCGCCACCCGCAACGGTCAGGGCCTGGGCCTGGACATCGACGGCAAGGTCGCCGACGCCGAGGGCATCCCGTACGAGGACAACACCTTCGACCTGGTGGTCGGCCACGCCGTGCTGCACCACATCCCCGATGTGGAGCTCTCGCTGCGCGAGGTGGTCCGGGTGCTCAAGCCAGGCGGCCGGTTCGTCTTCGCCGGGGAACCGACCAGCAAGGGCAATGTCTACGCACGCAACCTGTCCACCCTGACGTGGCATCTGTCCACCAACATCACCAAGCTGCCGGGCCTGGAGGGCTGGCGTCGCCCGCAGGCCGAGCTCGACGAGTCGTCACGCGCCGCGGCGCTGGAGGCCGTGGTGGACCTGCACACGTTCGAGCCGTCGGATCTGGAACGGATGGCCACCAACGCCGGCGCCGTTCAGGTCGCCACCGCCAGCGAGGAATTCACCGCCGCGATGCTCGGGTGGCCGATCCGCACCTTCGAGGCTTCGGTGCCCCCGGGTCGATTGGGTTGGGGCTGGGCCAAATTCGCGTTCAACAGCTGGACGTCGCTGAGCTGGGTGGACGCCAACGTGTTGCGCCGGGTGGTGCCGAAGGGCTGGTTCTACAACGTCATGGTCACCGGGGTCAAGCCGTCGTAGCCTGGAGCGTCG includes:
- a CDS encoding NUDIX hydrolase, producing MTEEPLPARPAATVMLVRDTPGGINVFLMRRHMNMQFVAGTTVFPGGGVDDRDRNADIAWHGPDPAWWAERLGVDTDLALALVCSAARETFEESGVLFAGPADDPDGIVADASVYREARKDLDAKTLSFGDFLRSEKLVLRTDLLRPWANWVTPKEERTRRYDTYFFVGALPEGQRADGDNTETDRAYWATPESALDDFAEGRTFLLPPTWTQLDSLAGREVSDVLAVQRQIVPVSPHLVVTDGNWEIEFFDSGRYNEARNRRAPDGYANSDVSPS
- the ctaD gene encoding cytochrome c oxidase subunit I: MVAEAPPIGELEARRPFPQRMGPKGNLIYKLITTTDHKLIGIMYCVVCFSFFLVGGLMALLMRTELALPGLQFLSNEQFNQLFTMHGTVMLLFYATPIFAGFANLVLPLQIGAPDVAFPRLNAFAFWLFLFGALIAMGGFITPGGAADFGWTAYSPLTDAIHSPGAGGDLWIMGLAVGGLGTILGAVNFITTVVCMRAPGMTMFRMPIFTWNVLVTSILILIAFPILTAALFGLAADRHLGAHVYDPANGGVLLWQHLFWFFGHPEVYIIALPFFGIVSEIFPVFSRKPIFGYTTLIYATLGIAALSVAVWAHHMYATGAVLLPFFSFMTFLIAVPTGIKFFNWIGTMWKGQLTFETPMLFSVGFLITFLLGGLSGVLLASPPLDFHVTDSYFVIAHFHYVLFGTIVFATYAGIYFWFPKMTGRLLDEKLGKLHFWLTFIGFHTTFLVQHWLGDEGMPRRYADYLPTDGFTTLNVISTIGAFILGISTLPFVWNVFKSWRFGEPVVVDDPWGYGNSLEWATSCPPPRHNFTELPRIRSERPAFELHYPHMVERMRAEAHIGRAHGPADGDVTRLDDENVRT
- a CDS encoding PLP-dependent aminotransferase family protein, which produces MSIEMAARSLDEDLLARELGNWRTSSASGPAYSGLADAIRLLIVDGRVPVGSRLPSERALADALRVSRTTVTAAFTQLREDGYLLARRGARSIAALPPRPMNEARQARPTEPTAGVNVSLAAAAMSAPSGAVLEAFAAATRDITPYLGETGLDPTGVCALRTAVAQRYCERGLPTDPGQIMITSGAQHAIGLILAAFTEPGDRVLVEQPTYHGALSAISTARARAVPVSLADDGWELDAMHAAIRQLAPSLAYLIPDNHNPTGFTMPADERIRLGHIISDTRTRTVIDESIMDMWMDEAPPAPLAATVARRDLVLTVGSMSKSFWGGLRVGWIRAERHTLATIAAIRPSVDLGTPILEQLTAARLLEQRDEVLAERRGLLRTRRAYLLDLLARRLPDWQPGPGPNGISLWVKLPAPMSTALSASASRLGLDLPAGPRFGVDGTLERFVRVPYALPEAALEEAVDLMARAWGSITGAVEPESHAVVV
- a CDS encoding iron-siderophore ABC transporter substrate-binding protein — protein: MLFPTARIARLTGRVVGVTSIVSAVALTLLTGCGSQEQAAPSPASGAPVTSTTRIASAGVLGNQRRPDDSCAAEPAPADPAPRQVGNAPAAGVPTTTEVQGDPQRIVALSGDQLDALCALGLQGRIVGTTQPQPSYLGAVIHGSPGLGDPASPDLAAVGRATPDLILGSSALTPTDFGALNQIAPTVFTGASGAGWQDTLRTVAAAVGRPEAAARVLDEFTQDARKTGQQNDATHFQASVVQFTENTVRVYGADNFPASVLHAVGVDRPAAQRFTDKPYIELAPDADLSAADGDIVYLSFDSPAAKERAAGVLDSPAWRKLSANRDNRVFIVNNEVWQTGRGVVAARGILDDLRWLNAPIN
- a CDS encoding YczE/YyaS/YitT family protein; its protein translation is MRGLTRGSLLLTGLIGYGLSMAMMVRAGLGLDPWDVFHQGLTRHTPMTIGIASAVVGVVVLLAWIPLRNKPGVGTIANVIVIAVTVDAGLAVLTTPGSLPARIALMLGAVVLNAVATVLYIGAGLGPGPRDGLMTGLVARTGLSVRLVRTSIEAGVLAVGWLLGGTVGVGTVVYAFGIGPLVQLILRIMPRRLLFHDFGAAGRSRAGRGLDTTMSECPTVNVKPIQTC
- a CDS encoding ABC transporter ATP-binding protein — protein: MPDSEREADPDLLIDFARVTLRRGGKTLVGPLDWAVELDERWVVIGPNGAGKTSLLRIAAAVEHPSSGTAFVLGERLGRTDMAELRSRVGLSSSALSQRIPDDEVVRDLVISAGYAVLGRWRETYEDVDYEQAVDMLESVGAEHLAERTYGTLSEGERKRVLIARSLMTDPELLLLDEPAAGLDLGGREELVSRLADLAADPDAPAIVLVTHHVEEIPPGFSHCLLLSEGAVVASGLLTDVLTSENLSTAFGQSIALEVIDGRYFARRVRSRAAHRRRA
- the serB gene encoding phosphoserine phosphatase SerB → MSNSKVSVLITVTGLDQPGVTSALFEVLSRHHVELLNVEQVVVRSRLTLAVFVSASAEVADGTVFADDIRAAIHRVGLDVTIERSADLPVMREPSTHTIVVLGRPITAEAFGVVARKAAGLGVNIDTIRGVSDYPVTGLELRVSVPAGAAYGQLQAAMAQVAVELGIDIALEDYSLSRRAKRLIVFDVDSTLIQGEVIEMLAARAGAEAKVAAITEAAMRGELDFEESLRERVSTLAGLPAEVVDEVADELELTPGARTTIRTLRRLGFHCGVVSGGFRQVIEPLAHELMLDYVAANDLEIVDGKLTGRVVGQIIDRPGKAKALRDFAQQAGVPMEQTVAVGDGANDIDMLAAAGLGVAFNAKPALREVADASLSHPYLDTVLFILGVTRGEIEAADAVDGTVRRVDIPD
- a CDS encoding enoyl-CoA hydratase; the protein is MREFVTTAVNDGIGTLVLSRPPGNALTRQMYREIGEAAAELGGHPGVAAVILFGGHEVFCTGDDVPELRRLHPSDAESVTAACRAAIAAVAGIPKPTIAAVTGYALGAGLALALAADRRVSGDNVKFGATEVLAGLLPAAGTAGLVRAIGVSHTKDLVFSGRFVGAEEALDLGLIDEMVAPDGVYDAALARARRFLEAPAHVLAGAKAMVDGAGAAIDGADHGVRHYVEVFGTVAGS
- a CDS encoding isopenicillin N synthase family dioxygenase → MSGVTSFTSVPVIDISGLYSPERTEQERVAAEIGRAAAEVGFFYISGTGVDESLFEQMLAAVKEFFALPVEEKMRNYIGLSRCHRGYVPVGEEGLEGTTPDLKEAFDTALDLPADDPDYLAGNPMLGPNAWPALPGFAEAVTAYYQALLGVGQRLLWAFAVALGEDPEVFSRHATKTPSQLRLIHYPHNPDAKDSIGIGAHTDYECFTLLKPTAPGLEVLNGAGEWIDVPPVPGAFVVNIGDLLELWTNGAFVATSHRVRKVAEERYSFPLFFNVDYHTEVKPLPQFASADAKPRPTLRAGEHLFAQTAQTFAYLRRRIETGQLVLPEGSLGLGQFGQQALQGVE